One Novosphingobium sp. EMRT-2 DNA segment encodes these proteins:
- a CDS encoding SPOR domain-containing protein: MSKRTVWPRVAVGLLAACSASALFAQRAPSGPVDEDVDQPESVSRPVVQPITGQASGTQALNAALNRLARDPRNIEALIEAGNAAQRVGDSDAALGFFKRADEVAPGNGAVKAQIGAALVRDDPFSAIRYFDDAERVGADLFPMAADRGLAYDLIGDNATAQRFYQVALSRGPNAEVARRYALSLAIAGDRRGAENVLNPLLQTQDRAAWRTRTFIMAIAGQQDDAVAVAYASMPQQLAAGITPYLRYMPRLTPAQQAAAANLGRFPRAADIGRDEPRVVQYAALHPRAPRADASLIPTGEALGAQAADRPSREKRRRPGRGEPVRVASASPAPTASSPTRPATGVGVSLLPTPAPSPAVSPPVPPPVPMPSRTVTAAPAPAPVQVATAAPSAPASQAAGERPLVIPRPYPASRLDGPPSAGSTPPAAIAAAAPAPAPMQVATAAAPTAVTPVPRPTPAPAPTPAPAPSPGFDLSRVQGSTATAQPVPTQAPSPAPAPAPAPAPTPAPVAEPPVQVAAVAPSSAPPPTAIVEPVQSPPAASPPPADAADFRSLFEGFRPPEEERHQAVAAVDISRIQPARPKPPEEKPAPAKAAESKSAEPEPADRTTRRRGRAAATEEEATPSSGPRGRETASDIRGRGSKDAKDAKGAKGKGAKARPPANPSRVWVQVLTGANRDVMGREWQRMVREASVLRSRKPYITPWRSNFRLLTGPFDSDEDAQAFLNQLRRAGVSGFQWTSPAGQAVDPLPAR, from the coding sequence TTGTCGAAACGAACCGTCTGGCCGCGCGTTGCGGTCGGGCTCTTGGCCGCCTGCAGCGCCTCGGCGCTTTTCGCGCAGCGCGCCCCATCGGGTCCGGTCGACGAGGATGTGGACCAGCCGGAATCCGTGTCGCGCCCGGTGGTGCAACCCATCACCGGTCAGGCCAGCGGCACGCAGGCGCTCAATGCCGCGCTTAACCGGCTGGCGCGCGATCCGCGGAATATCGAGGCCCTGATCGAGGCCGGCAACGCCGCGCAGCGCGTCGGCGATAGCGACGCCGCGCTGGGTTTCTTCAAGCGCGCGGACGAGGTTGCGCCGGGCAATGGCGCGGTCAAGGCGCAGATTGGCGCGGCGCTGGTTCGCGACGATCCGTTCTCCGCGATCCGCTATTTCGACGATGCCGAACGGGTGGGGGCCGATCTGTTCCCGATGGCGGCGGATCGCGGGCTGGCCTACGATCTGATCGGCGACAATGCCACCGCGCAGCGCTTTTACCAGGTCGCGCTCAGCCGTGGGCCTAATGCCGAAGTCGCGCGGCGCTACGCGCTCAGCCTCGCCATCGCCGGGGATCGGCGTGGGGCGGAGAACGTGCTGAACCCGCTGTTGCAGACGCAGGACCGCGCCGCCTGGCGCACGCGCACCTTTATCATGGCGATCGCGGGCCAGCAGGACGACGCGGTCGCGGTCGCTTATGCCTCGATGCCGCAGCAACTCGCCGCCGGCATCACGCCCTATCTGCGCTACATGCCGCGCCTTACCCCGGCGCAGCAGGCCGCCGCCGCCAATCTCGGACGCTTCCCGCGCGCGGCGGACATCGGGCGCGACGAGCCGCGCGTCGTGCAATATGCCGCGCTCCATCCGCGCGCGCCGCGTGCCGATGCGTCGCTGATTCCGACGGGCGAGGCGTTGGGCGCGCAGGCGGCGGACCGGCCCAGCCGCGAAAAGCGCCGCCGTCCCGGCCGGGGGGAACCGGTGCGCGTTGCATCGGCGTCGCCCGCCCCGACGGCCTCCTCCCCGACCCGCCCGGCAACGGGCGTCGGCGTGTCGTTGTTGCCGACGCCCGCGCCTTCGCCAGCCGTGTCGCCGCCCGTACCTCCGCCGGTGCCGATGCCATCGCGTACGGTCACTGCGGCGCCCGCTCCGGCTCCGGTCCAAGTGGCGACGGCCGCGCCGTCCGCCCCGGCCTCGCAAGCCGCGGGCGAACGGCCGCTGGTGATTCCGCGCCCCTATCCGGCCTCGCGGCTCGATGGTCCGCCGTCTGCCGGCAGCACGCCTCCGGCCGCGATCGCCGCGGCGGCTCCCGCCCCGGCTCCGATGCAGGTCGCCACGGCCGCCGCGCCGACCGCCGTCACGCCAGTTCCCCGGCCGACGCCAGCACCCGCACCAACACCCGCCCCCGCGCCGTCGCCGGGCTTCGACCTGTCGCGGGTGCAGGGCAGCACCGCCACCGCCCAGCCTGTTCCGACACAGGCGCCTTCACCGGCACCAGCCCCGGCACCTGCGCCCGCGCCGACTCCGGCGCCCGTGGCCGAACCGCCGGTTCAGGTCGCGGCGGTCGCGCCATCCTCGGCCCCACCGCCCACCGCCATTGTCGAACCGGTCCAGTCGCCGCCGGCAGCATCCCCGCCGCCCGCCGACGCCGCCGATTTCCGCAGCCTGTTCGAAGGGTTCCGCCCGCCCGAGGAGGAGCGGCATCAGGCCGTGGCCGCCGTCGACATCTCGCGCATCCAGCCCGCGCGGCCCAAGCCTCCCGAGGAGAAGCCGGCCCCGGCCAAGGCCGCCGAATCCAAGTCCGCCGAACCCGAACCTGCCGATCGCACGACGCGGCGTCGCGGGCGCGCTGCAGCCACCGAGGAGGAGGCCACTCCCTCGTCCGGCCCGCGCGGGCGCGAAACCGCGTCGGACATCCGGGGAAGGGGCTCCAAGGACGCGAAGGACGCCAAGGGAGCTAAGGGCAAGGGCGCGAAGGCCCGTCCGCCCGCCAATCCCAGCCGCGTCTGGGTGCAGGTGCTGACCGGCGCCAACCGTGACGTGATGGGCCGCGAATGGCAGCGCATGGTGCGCGAGGCGTCCGTACTGCGTTCGCGCAAGCCGTATATCACCCCGTGGCGCAGCAATTTCCGGCTGCTGACCGGTCCGTTCGACAGCGACGAGGACGCGCAGGCCTTCCTCAACCAGTTGCGCCGCGCCGGCGTCAGTGGCTTCCAGTGGACCAGCCCGGCGGGGCAGGCGGTCGATCCGCTGCCTGCACGGTAG
- the ftsZ gene encoding cell division protein FtsZ: MSINIGPPAIDELRPRITVIGVGGAGGNAIANMISAGIEGVDFVVVNTDAQALNNSIAENRIQLGPAITQGLGAGARPEVGRAAAEETMEEIERALDGVHMCFIAAGMGGGTGTGAAPVIAEVARKKGVLTVGVVTKPFLFEGTRRMRSAESGIEELQKHVDTLIVIPNQNLFLVAKAETTFKEAFQLADEVLQQGVRSITDLMVMPGLINLDFADVRSVMGEMGKAMMGTGEGDGPNRALEAAERAIANPLLDGVSMQGARGVIISIIGGDDMKLLEVDEAANHIRELVDPNANIIWGSAFNPDLDGKIRVSVVATGIEQSAEMAEQAARPLNLPGASRGPAFPTTAPSSVTAAAPEPAPPVQQAPEPVPAWTPPVAESAPEPEPEALDLTLDLSEEHAASVPPASASGKDELVLGGSDEIGAPPRFGGEASDAPAERSTPRVAPGGGGSTLFERMANLSRGGGKAADDEDDGGALNIPRFLGRQNNQ, from the coding sequence ATGAGCATCAACATCGGACCGCCGGCCATCGATGAGCTTCGGCCCCGCATCACGGTGATCGGGGTTGGCGGCGCGGGCGGAAACGCCATCGCCAACATGATCAGCGCCGGGATCGAAGGCGTCGATTTCGTCGTCGTGAACACCGATGCGCAGGCGCTGAACAACTCGATCGCCGAAAACCGCATTCAGCTTGGGCCGGCGATTACGCAGGGCTTGGGCGCGGGCGCGCGGCCCGAAGTCGGCCGCGCCGCCGCCGAAGAGACGATGGAAGAGATCGAGCGCGCGCTCGATGGCGTCCACATGTGCTTCATCGCCGCCGGCATGGGCGGCGGCACCGGCACCGGTGCCGCGCCGGTCATCGCCGAAGTCGCGCGCAAGAAGGGCGTGCTGACCGTGGGCGTGGTCACCAAGCCGTTCCTGTTCGAAGGCACGCGCCGCATGCGTTCGGCGGAATCGGGCATCGAAGAGCTGCAGAAGCACGTCGATACCCTGATCGTCATCCCCAACCAGAACCTGTTCCTCGTCGCCAAGGCGGAAACGACCTTCAAGGAAGCGTTCCAGCTCGCCGACGAAGTGCTGCAGCAGGGCGTGCGCTCGATCACCGATCTGATGGTCATGCCCGGCCTCATCAACCTCGACTTCGCCGACGTGCGCTCGGTGATGGGCGAAATGGGCAAGGCGATGATGGGCACGGGCGAGGGCGATGGTCCGAACCGCGCGCTGGAAGCGGCAGAACGCGCCATCGCCAACCCGCTGCTCGATGGCGTGTCGATGCAGGGTGCCCGCGGCGTGATCATCTCGATCATCGGCGGCGACGACATGAAGCTGCTCGAAGTCGACGAAGCCGCCAACCACATTCGCGAACTGGTTGATCCCAACGCCAACATCATCTGGGGTTCGGCGTTCAATCCGGATCTCGATGGCAAGATCCGCGTCTCGGTCGTGGCTACCGGCATCGAACAGAGTGCCGAAATGGCCGAACAGGCCGCGCGCCCGCTCAACCTTCCCGGCGCCTCGCGCGGTCCGGCTTTCCCGACCACGGCCCCGTCTTCGGTCACTGCCGCCGCGCCGGAACCCGCGCCGCCCGTGCAGCAGGCTCCCGAGCCCGTTCCTGCCTGGACGCCGCCCGTGGCGGAGTCCGCTCCCGAGCCGGAACCCGAAGCGCTCGACCTCACGCTCGATCTCAGTGAGGAACACGCCGCGTCCGTGCCGCCGGCTTCTGCATCAGGCAAGGACGAACTCGTGCTCGGCGGGTCCGACGAAATCGGTGCTCCCCCGCGTTTCGGCGGCGAGGCATCCGATGCCCCGGCCGAACGCTCCACCCCGCGCGTGGCGCCGGGCGGCGGCGGCAGCACGCTGTTCGAACGCATGGCCAATCTTTCTCGCGGCGGCGGCAAGGCCGCCGATGACGAGGACGATGGCGGCGCGCTCAACATTCCGCGCTTCCTCGGGCGTCAGAACAACCAGTAA
- a CDS encoding YbjN domain-containing protein, with protein MRTGHDDSERDDAAPVDMLASLFEARGWPFEFVSDDEILGEIQGSWANYQIRSIWRAEDHVLQILCLPDIRVPDDKKGAVFEVMALINEQVWLGHFDIWSNGGVLLYRHGLMLGDDGLLSLTQAQTAIEAAVDECDRFYPAFQFILWGDKTPADALASALVDAAGEA; from the coding sequence ATGCGGACCGGTCACGACGACAGCGAACGCGACGACGCGGCGCCCGTCGACATGCTCGCCTCGCTGTTCGAGGCGCGCGGCTGGCCGTTCGAATTCGTTTCGGACGACGAGATCCTTGGCGAAATCCAGGGCAGCTGGGCCAATTACCAGATCCGTTCGATCTGGCGCGCAGAGGACCACGTCCTCCAGATTCTCTGCCTGCCCGACATTCGCGTGCCCGATGACAAGAAGGGCGCGGTCTTCGAGGTCATGGCGCTCATCAACGAACAGGTCTGGCTCGGCCACTTCGATATCTGGTCGAACGGCGGCGTCCTGCTCTATCGCCACGGCCTGATGCTGGGTGATGACGGGCTGCTCAGCCTGACCCAGGCGCAGACCGCGATCGAGGCGGCGGTCGACGAATGCGACCGGTTCTACCCCGCGTTCCAGTTCATCCTGTGGGGCGACAAGACCCCGGCCGATGCGCTCGCCAGCGCGTTGGTGGACGCCGCCGGAGAGGCCTGA
- the proC gene encoding pyrroline-5-carboxylate reductase: MTLKVLQFGCGNMGGAMLAGWLAAGFDPAAFTIVDPRLEAAPAGTRLVRSIADAGGRYDVVLLGFKPQQFAEAMATVRPFVTEGTLLLSILAGVDLATLRGAFPDAGAVVRVMPNLAAALGKSPIALFGDAQGDARTLTDRLMAPLGQAEWLAEEGQMDLVTALAGSGPAFVYRFIDALAEAAASLGLAREQADRLALAMVEGAAALAASSEHSPGELARRVASPGGVTQVGIDVLDADRRLVRLLEDTLRGARDRSAEMTEQARAAAG, encoded by the coding sequence ATGACGTTGAAGGTCCTCCAGTTCGGGTGTGGCAACATGGGCGGCGCCATGCTCGCTGGCTGGCTGGCGGCGGGATTCGATCCGGCGGCCTTCACCATCGTCGATCCCCGGCTGGAAGCCGCGCCGGCGGGCACGCGGCTGGTGCGCTCTATCGCCGATGCCGGCGGGCGCTACGACGTGGTCCTTCTGGGGTTCAAGCCGCAGCAGTTCGCCGAGGCGATGGCCACGGTCCGGCCGTTCGTGACGGAAGGAACGCTGCTCCTGTCGATTCTCGCCGGGGTCGACCTTGCCACGCTGCGCGGTGCCTTTCCCGATGCCGGGGCGGTGGTGCGCGTCATGCCCAATCTCGCCGCCGCGCTCGGCAAGTCGCCGATCGCGCTGTTCGGCGATGCGCAGGGCGATGCGCGCACCCTCACCGATCGCCTGATGGCGCCGCTGGGACAGGCTGAATGGCTCGCCGAGGAAGGCCAGATGGACCTCGTCACCGCGCTGGCCGGGTCGGGACCGGCGTTCGTCTATCGCTTCATCGATGCGCTGGCAGAGGCGGCGGCGTCGCTCGGCCTCGCGCGCGAACAGGCGGATCGCCTGGCGCTGGCCATGGTCGAAGGCGCGGCGGCGCTGGCGGCCTCGTCCGAGCATTCGCCGGGTGAACTCGCCCGTCGCGTCGCCAGCCCCGGCGGCGTGACGCAAGTGGGCATCGACGTGCTCGATGCCGATCGCCGGCTGGTGCGCCTGCTCGAAGACACCCTGCGCGGCGCGCGCGATCGCAGCGCGGAAATGACCGAACAGGCGCGCGCAGCCGCCGGCTGA